The proteins below come from a single Paludibacter jiangxiensis genomic window:
- a CDS encoding creatininase family protein, producing MVHHELAATSLTEIKASVIDLAILPWGATEPHNLHLPYGTDCLASTSISIDAAKKAALQGVRCMVLPAIPLGSQNPGQTDMPLCIHARYETQKAILTDIVASLQRQGFRKLVIVNGHGGNSFKNMIRDLAVDYPDFTVVIANWYDIIPQEGYFENRDDHAGEMETSVIMHYFPELVLPLSEAGEGTETRFSIDSLNDKTAWTPRHWTKATNDTGVGNPKLATAEKGKRYADVVSDRLCKLFIELTTKELY from the coding sequence ATGGTGCATCATGAACTTGCTGCCACTTCTCTGACTGAAATTAAAGCATCCGTTATAGATCTGGCAATATTACCCTGGGGAGCAACTGAACCTCACAATTTACATTTACCATACGGAACAGATTGTCTTGCATCCACTTCAATTTCGATAGATGCAGCAAAAAAAGCAGCTCTGCAAGGGGTGCGCTGTATGGTTTTGCCTGCCATTCCGTTAGGCTCCCAAAATCCGGGACAAACGGACATGCCCTTATGCATACACGCTCGTTACGAAACTCAAAAAGCGATTTTAACCGACATTGTGGCATCACTTCAACGACAGGGATTTCGCAAGCTTGTAATTGTTAACGGACACGGCGGCAACAGTTTCAAAAACATGATTCGCGATCTGGCTGTCGATTATCCTGATTTTACAGTAGTGATCGCCAATTGGTACGATATTATTCCTCAGGAAGGATATTTTGAAAACCGCGACGATCATGCCGGCGAAATGGAAACATCCGTCATCATGCACTACTTTCCGGAGCTGGTTTTGCCTCTCTCAGAGGCCGGCGAAGGCACTGAAACGCGTTTCTCAATCGACTCGCTGAACGACAAGACGGCCTGGACTCCCAGACACTGGACAAAAGCGACCAACGATACCGGAGTTGGCAATCCTAAACTGGCAACGGCAGAAAAAGGCAAACGCTATGCGGATGTCGTTTCTGACAGGTTATGTAAACTTTTTATAGAACTAACTACCAAAGAATTATACTAA
- a CDS encoding helix-turn-helix domain-containing protein, whose product MKSESKVGEKIASIRDSKNITQEELAERCNMSLFQLKAIEEQNLIASLAILIKIARVLGVRLGTFLDDDLGLWPVVIRNEESHRTISFSSQVSNTHSHLNFFSLAGNKSGRHMEPFLIDILPADNKEIVLSSHEGEEFLYVLEGTVKIHYGKEEYLLNKGESIYYDSIVAHLVCSAVEKPAKILAVVYSPM is encoded by the coding sequence ATGAAATCCGAAAGCAAAGTTGGCGAAAAAATTGCCTCCATCCGGGACTCAAAAAATATAACACAAGAAGAACTGGCAGAACGCTGCAACATGTCTTTATTCCAGTTAAAAGCTATTGAAGAACAGAATCTTATAGCTTCTCTTGCTATACTTATCAAAATAGCACGTGTACTGGGAGTCAGACTTGGAACTTTTCTTGATGACGACCTTGGACTTTGGCCGGTAGTTATTCGGAACGAAGAGTCGCACAGAACAATCAGCTTTTCAAGTCAGGTTTCAAACACGCATTCGCACCTCAACTTTTTCTCCCTTGCAGGAAATAAGTCTGGCCGCCACATGGAACCGTTTCTGATTGATATCTTACCCGCAGACAATAAGGAAATTGTACTTTCGTCTCACGAAGGAGAAGAATTTTTATATGTGCTCGAAGGCACCGTAAAAATTCATTACGGAAAAGAAGAATATCTTCTAAACAAAGGAGAAAGCATTTATTACGATTCAATAGTAGCCCATCTGGTTTGTTCAGCTGTAGAAAAACCGGCAAAAATACTGGCTGTGGTTTATTCTCCAATGTAA
- a CDS encoding AMP-binding protein, translating into MQLFDRTLGDWLEHWATETPDHEYIVYSDRNLRFTWKQFNDRVDCMAKSMLSIGVKGGDHVGIWAQNVPDWLTILYACAKLGAVAVTVNTNYKQHELEYLVENSDMHTLFITNGTFESDYVNMTYEMLPELKNCERGHLKSERFPCMKNVVYIGQEKFRGMYNTAELLLLGQNLDNAPLLEAKKKVNCHDVTNMQYTSGTTGFPKGVMLSHHNIANNGYITGENMKFTQQDKLCVCVPLFHCFGVVLATMNCLTHGCTQVMVERFDPLVVLASIHKERCTAVYGVPTMFIAELHHPMFNIFDLTSLRTGIMAGSLCPIELMREVSDKMYLQITSVYGLTETSPGMTQTRIDDPFEVRCTTVGSDFPFVEVQVIDPETGEICPVGVQGEMCCRGFNVMKGYYKNEAATAEVIDKNGFLHSGDLGVKDENGNYRITGRIKDMIIRGGENIYPREIEEYLYKLPQIKDVQVAGIPSEKYGEQVGAFIILKEGQTLLEEDIVDFCRGKISRFKIPKYIFFVKEFPMTGSGKIQKYKLKTIGLEMLQEQGIEVI; encoded by the coding sequence ATGCAGCTTTTTGACAGAACTTTAGGAGACTGGTTGGAACATTGGGCAACCGAAACCCCTGACCACGAATATATTGTATATTCGGATCGCAATCTGCGTTTTACATGGAAACAATTTAACGACCGGGTCGATTGCATGGCAAAAAGCATGCTCTCGATTGGCGTAAAAGGTGGTGATCACGTGGGCATTTGGGCGCAAAATGTACCTGACTGGCTTACCATACTTTATGCCTGTGCCAAGTTAGGAGCTGTTGCCGTAACTGTCAATACCAATTACAAGCAACACGAGCTGGAATATCTGGTTGAAAATTCCGATATGCACACGTTGTTCATTACCAACGGAACGTTCGAAAGCGACTATGTGAACATGACATACGAGATGCTTCCTGAACTGAAGAACTGCGAAAGAGGGCATCTGAAAAGCGAACGATTCCCCTGCATGAAAAACGTAGTCTATATTGGACAGGAAAAGTTCCGGGGCATGTACAACACGGCAGAACTATTGCTTTTGGGGCAGAATCTGGACAACGCACCTCTTCTGGAAGCAAAAAAGAAAGTAAATTGCCACGACGTAACGAATATGCAATACACCTCAGGAACAACAGGTTTCCCAAAAGGTGTTATGCTTTCGCACCATAACATCGCCAACAATGGCTATATTACGGGGGAAAACATGAAATTCACCCAACAGGATAAGCTTTGTGTTTGCGTTCCTTTATTTCATTGTTTTGGGGTTGTTTTAGCCACCATGAACTGCCTTACACACGGATGTACTCAGGTAATGGTTGAGCGGTTTGACCCACTGGTGGTATTGGCATCAATTCACAAAGAACGATGTACGGCTGTTTACGGCGTACCCACCATGTTTATCGCGGAGCTTCACCACCCGATGTTCAATATTTTCGACCTCACCTCGCTACGCACAGGGATTATGGCCGGATCGCTCTGCCCTATCGAGTTGATGCGTGAAGTAAGCGACAAAATGTACCTTCAGATTACCAGTGTTTACGGGCTTACCGAAACATCTCCGGGCATGACTCAAACCCGCATCGACGACCCGTTTGAGGTGCGTTGCACAACAGTGGGTAGCGACTTTCCATTCGTTGAAGTACAGGTCATCGATCCCGAAACCGGAGAAATATGTCCGGTAGGCGTACAGGGCGAAATGTGCTGCCGCGGATTCAACGTTATGAAAGGATACTACAAAAATGAAGCCGCTACTGCAGAAGTCATCGACAAGAATGGTTTCTTACACTCCGGCGACCTTGGTGTAAAGGACGAAAACGGAAATTATCGGATTACCGGCCGTATCAAAGACATGATTATCCGCGGTGGAGAAAATATTTACCCCCGTGAAATTGAAGAATACCTTTACAAGTTACCTCAAATAAAAGATGTGCAGGTGGCAGGTATTCCTTCCGAAAAATACGGAGAACAGGTCGGAGCGTTTATCATTCTCAAAGAAGGACAGACACTTCTTGAAGAAGACATTGTTGATTTCTGCCGGGGAAAAATATCGAGATTTAAAATTCCGAAATATATTTTCTTCGTCAAGGAATTTCCTATGACCGGCAGCGGAAAAATTCAAAAATACAAGTTGAAAACTATAGGACTTGAAATGCTTCAAGAGCAAGGCATTGAAGTTATCTAA
- the recQ gene encoding DNA helicase RecQ has protein sequence MANKHSELTEQLKTYFGFDVFKGNQEAIIQNVLDKKDTFVLMPTGGGKSLCYQLPAIMMPGTAIVISPLIALMKNQVDAMRSFSMEDGVAHFLNSSLNRAAIDEVKSDILSGKTKLLYVAPESLTKEDNVEFLKQLNISFYAVDEAHCISEWGHDFRPEYRRIRPIVNEIGKAPIIALTASATPKVQHDILKNLAMTDATVFKSSFNRPNLYYEIRPKTNDIDKEIIKYIKSQPKKSGIIYCLSRKKVEDLAGTLQVNGIAALPYHAGMDAATRAENQDKFLMENAQVIVATIAFGMGIDKSDVRFVIHYEMPKSLEGYYQETGRAGRDGGEGICVAFYSAKDLQKMEKFMQGKPIAEQEIGKQLLFETAAYAETSVCRRKILLHYFGEEYMEENCGSCDNCSHPKKQVEAQELLVLILETICALKEKFKAEYVVNVLKGVETEDIKSYGHDELEQFSTAQEEDENFLQAIIRQAMLAGLVEKDIENYGLLKMTAKGKKYLAKPTSFMVVKNNDFDEEEEETPLKGAGTSAVDPALYAMLIDLRKKMSKQLELPPFVIFQDPSIEAMATTYPISIDELQNVPGVGAGKAKRYGEEFVALIKRHVIENEIVRPEDLRVRSVANKSKLKVSVIQAIDRKVALDDLAESKGLDFTELLDEVEAIVYSGTKINIDYFLEDIMDDDHIGTIEDYFREAETDDIADALKELGEDDFTEEEIRLVRVKFLSEMGN, from the coding sequence TGTGTTACCAGTTGCCCGCAATCATGATGCCGGGAACTGCAATTGTCATTTCTCCGCTTATTGCTTTGATGAAAAATCAGGTTGATGCCATGCGTAGCTTCAGTATGGAAGACGGAGTGGCTCATTTCCTGAATTCTTCTCTCAACAGAGCAGCCATAGACGAGGTTAAAAGCGATATCCTTAGTGGTAAGACTAAATTGCTTTATGTTGCCCCGGAATCGCTGACAAAAGAAGATAACGTGGAGTTTCTGAAGCAGCTGAACATCTCGTTTTATGCCGTAGATGAAGCTCATTGTATTTCGGAATGGGGACATGATTTCCGCCCGGAATACAGAAGAATTCGACCTATTGTAAACGAGATAGGGAAAGCTCCCATCATAGCGCTTACTGCCAGTGCAACACCGAAGGTTCAACACGATATTTTGAAGAATCTGGCGATGACAGATGCAACTGTCTTCAAATCGTCATTCAACCGCCCCAATCTTTATTACGAAATACGTCCCAAGACAAATGATATTGATAAGGAAATTATCAAATATATCAAGTCTCAGCCTAAAAAATCGGGTATTATTTATTGTCTCAGCCGTAAAAAAGTAGAAGATCTTGCGGGAACGTTGCAGGTTAACGGTATTGCTGCATTGCCCTATCATGCTGGGATGGACGCTGCTACACGCGCTGAAAATCAGGATAAGTTCCTGATGGAAAATGCGCAGGTGATTGTAGCAACTATTGCTTTTGGCATGGGAATTGATAAATCTGATGTTAGATTTGTAATTCATTACGAAATGCCGAAGAGTCTGGAAGGCTATTATCAGGAGACAGGGCGTGCCGGACGTGACGGTGGTGAAGGTATTTGCGTTGCATTCTATTCTGCAAAGGATTTGCAAAAGATGGAAAAATTTATGCAGGGGAAACCCATTGCAGAACAAGAAATAGGTAAACAGTTATTATTTGAAACCGCAGCTTACGCGGAAACATCAGTTTGTAGAAGAAAAATTTTATTGCATTATTTTGGAGAAGAGTATATGGAGGAAAATTGTGGAAGTTGTGACAACTGTAGCCATCCGAAAAAACAGGTGGAGGCTCAGGAATTACTGGTACTGATTTTAGAGACCATTTGTGCCCTTAAAGAAAAATTCAAGGCCGAGTATGTGGTTAACGTGCTAAAAGGCGTAGAAACGGAAGATATAAAGTCTTACGGGCATGATGAGCTTGAACAGTTTAGTACAGCCCAGGAAGAAGATGAAAACTTCTTGCAGGCAATAATTCGTCAGGCAATGCTGGCTGGTTTGGTTGAGAAGGATATTGAAAACTATGGTTTGTTGAAAATGACGGCCAAAGGGAAAAAATACCTTGCAAAACCAACCTCTTTTATGGTAGTCAAAAATAATGATTTTGACGAAGAAGAAGAGGAAACGCCATTAAAAGGAGCAGGCACAAGTGCTGTTGATCCGGCGCTTTACGCAATGCTGATTGACCTGAGAAAGAAAATGTCGAAGCAACTGGAATTGCCTCCTTTTGTAATTTTTCAGGATCCTTCTATCGAAGCGATGGCTACTACGTATCCAATCTCTATAGACGAGTTACAGAATGTACCCGGGGTAGGAGCAGGAAAAGCAAAACGTTACGGAGAAGAGTTTGTTGCTTTGATCAAGCGGCATGTAATCGAAAATGAGATTGTTCGTCCGGAAGACCTTCGCGTTCGTTCTGTTGCCAATAAATCGAAGTTGAAAGTGTCTGTTATACAGGCAATAGATCGTAAGGTTGCATTGGATGACCTTGCCGAGTCGAAAGGCCTTGATTTTACCGAACTGCTTGATGAAGTAGAGGCAATTGTTTATTCCGGTACAAAAATAAATATCGATTATTTTCTTGAGGATATTATGGATGATGACCACATCGGAACAATAGAGGATTATTTCCGTGAAGCTGAAACCGATGATATTGCAGATGCCCTTAAAGAACTTGGAGAAGATGATTTTACCGAAGAAGAAATTCGTTTGGTACGGGTCAAATTCTTATCTGAAATGGGGAACTAA
- the dprA gene encoding DNA-processing protein DprA, with protein MDITSSAEKKKITVISDMRYLIALSMIKGIGPILARNLIAYLGAAEAVFTETQQNLEKIPGIGGVLSQAIIGKTDLLKSADNELEFIAKNGFNAFAYTDKTYPFRLKECSDAPVVLYTNGNIDLNKGRFVAVVGTRNITDYGRNVCETLIEDLVLQIPDVIIVSGLAYGADITAHKSALKHNTPTVGVVAHGLDRLYPAAHTSIASKMTASGAIVTEYTTNTEPDKPNFVQRNRIIAGMCDAIVVVESAIRGGSLLTADAANLYNREVFAIPGRVGDTRSAGCNDLIRQNKAALIESASDLIKAMSWQPNESKNSKQTLLFNDLSEEEQTIISVLRQHESLQINQLTLKLKLPVEKLFPLLIELEFKGHLRCLPGNVYKVVG; from the coding sequence ATGGATATTACCAGCTCTGCTGAAAAGAAAAAAATAACCGTTATTTCTGATATGCGCTATCTCATTGCCTTATCGATGATTAAAGGTATCGGTCCTATTCTGGCTCGAAACCTGATTGCGTACCTTGGCGCTGCAGAAGCCGTTTTTACTGAGACACAACAAAATCTGGAGAAAATTCCGGGTATTGGCGGAGTGCTATCTCAGGCAATCATTGGCAAAACCGACTTGCTGAAATCAGCTGATAATGAGCTGGAATTTATCGCAAAAAATGGGTTCAACGCGTTTGCTTACACCGACAAAACTTATCCTTTCCGACTAAAAGAATGCAGCGATGCTCCTGTCGTTTTATACACAAATGGCAACATTGACCTGAACAAAGGGCGTTTTGTTGCTGTGGTAGGCACTCGCAACATCACCGACTACGGACGTAATGTCTGCGAAACCCTGATTGAAGATCTTGTTCTGCAAATTCCGGATGTCATTATTGTTAGCGGACTTGCCTACGGCGCAGACATAACTGCACATAAATCCGCCTTGAAGCACAACACTCCGACTGTCGGCGTTGTTGCTCACGGACTTGACCGGCTATATCCGGCTGCGCATACCTCAATTGCGTCCAAAATGACCGCCTCCGGAGCCATTGTCACCGAATACACAACCAATACGGAACCGGACAAGCCCAACTTTGTACAACGCAACCGTATAATTGCAGGGATGTGCGATGCAATTGTAGTGGTAGAATCTGCAATACGCGGCGGATCACTGCTCACTGCCGACGCCGCAAACCTGTATAACCGCGAGGTATTTGCCATTCCCGGACGGGTTGGCGACACACGTTCTGCCGGCTGCAACGACCTTATCCGACAAAACAAAGCGGCCCTTATCGAATCGGCATCCGACCTGATAAAAGCCATGAGCTGGCAACCGAACGAAAGCAAAAATTCTAAACAAACTCTCCTCTTCAATGATTTGTCGGAAGAAGAACAGACAATCATTTCTGTTCTTCGCCAACATGAATCCCTTCAAATCAACCAACTCACGCTCAAACTAAAGCTACCGGTTGAAAAACTATTTCCACTGCTTATCGAACTGGAATTCAAAGGACATCTTCGCTGTCTTCCCGGAAACGTATACAAAGTTGTAGGGTAA
- a CDS encoding VanZ family protein, with protein MTHNESPIKTFVKRYWRTIGTACVILYLSTAPGSEFEHIPSFPNEDKVVHFLMYFGFAFILLWDLLDRFGISIIQQKKLFLLIVGLPVIWGGSMELIQQFFTSTRSGDWLDELTNTLGAISGFFAGKWILPALLKRKK; from the coding sequence ATGACTCACAACGAGAGCCCCATAAAGACATTTGTCAAAAGATACTGGAGAACAATAGGCACCGCCTGTGTCATATTGTATCTCTCTACAGCACCCGGATCCGAGTTTGAGCACATTCCAAGCTTTCCAAACGAGGACAAGGTGGTTCATTTTCTCATGTATTTTGGCTTTGCTTTTATTCTCTTATGGGATCTCCTCGACAGGTTTGGAATATCGATTATCCAGCAAAAAAAACTTTTTCTCCTCATCGTAGGATTACCCGTCATTTGGGGTGGAAGTATGGAATTAATACAACAATTCTTTACCTCCACCCGTTCCGGCGACTGGCTTGACGAACTCACCAATACACTTGGCGCCATCTCCGGTTTTTTTGCGGGCAAATGGATATTACCAGCTCTGCTGAAAAGAAAAAAATAA